The Pimelobacter simplex genomic sequence ATAGTTGCGAGGCCCGTCTGGTCGAGCGTAGGGGACTCGACCCCCTGACGCCTGCTTGCAGAGCCACAAAATCATCCAGTATCCCGTCAATGCCAAACGTAAAACCGCAGGTCAGAGGTGGACCAAATGGACCGAAACCGCCATCTTTCCCCTACGGGTCTCCCTGCCACACCTACCTCGCGAGCATGGGATTCGTAGCAGGAGGTTGGAAGGGCGCCAGGGACCAGTCCCCAAGCGACGATTTCGGGAGGTTTGCACCTTGGCAGGAAGACGGGGATTCGGGGAGGTCGAGCGCCGCACCCGGGAGCAGCGGCGTCACCTACCGCACGAGGTACGCGATGCCCGGCGAGACCTCACTACTCGCGCAGCTTCGGCGCCAGGATGGACGCCGAGGCCTGGCTCGAGCAGTCGTTGATCGACCGCGAGGAGTGGTCAGCTCCGGCCGCACGTCGGATGGCCGCCGAGCGCCGCGCCCTGGAGGCGGCGAGCAACACGGTGGCCGCCTACTCCCAGCGCTACGTTCGCGAGCGCGATCTCCGGCTGACGGCGGCGGCAAGGTACACAGGACTCCCGCGCACCCGGATGCTCCCCTACTTCGGGAGGTGCCGCTGCGCGACGTGACCCTGCCGGAGATCAAGCGCTGGCGGACGACGCTGGCCCCTGAGACGGAGTCGACGAACGCGGCCGCATACCGCCTGCTGCGCTCGTTACCGCCTTTCCTCTCGATACTCCAGCACCACCTGCTCGAGGTCACGGCCGACGGCAACAAGGGTCTGCTCTTCACGGGTCATCGCACCGACCAGATGAGCGCCCACTACCACGGACCGCTACCGCCCCGCGGGCGAGAAGGCCGGTCGGCCGGACCTCACCATCCACCACTTGCGCCACACGGCGTTGACCATGGCCGGCCAACACGGCGCAACCGCCGCCGAGCTCCAGGCCCGCTCCGGCCACGCCTCTTCTGGCCCACAGCGGGCCTACGCCTTGCGACCTACCGCCCACTAAGACGCACGTTCTCATGCCTCTCCGAGTTTCCTCGGCGCCCAAGCCTCGTTCGCGCCCGACCTTGCTCAGGCTGTCAGCGGTTGAGCAGCCGCTCGATGATCGTGTCGATGCGGTCATGAAGTCGACGCCGGAGCCAGGTGAGACCGTCCCCCTCCTGGGAGGTCCAGGGTCCGTCCGCCCGGCACAGGTCGATGCGGGCATCTCCGAGTCCTGTCCGCCGCTCCGTCTCGCAGTACGTCTGCGAGGGGGCCAGCATCTGCTCGAGGTGGTGCAGGGCGAGAATGAACCGCAAGGGATTGGCGACACCGCGCCCGGCGGGGTGAGCGAAGAGGCTGACGAAGAGTTCGAGCTGGCTCGCGCTGACTCCGGCGCACAGGGCAGCGACGTTCGGTCGCCCGGAGACGGGCTCCCGCCCAGCGCGCTTGATGTACTCGGGGTCGTCGAGGTCGCCACTCATCTCAAGGGTCACGTCCTGCATGTTGATCTGGCCGGAGCAGGCAATGCAGGCGATGCCCGGCGTGGCAGCCTGGGTGCGCCGCGTCGCACCGCGCATGCCGCCGGTCTCGAACGTGTCGATTGCGATGCCGCCGTCGATCACGGGGATGAGGTCGGCGTAGGCGATCGAGTTGAGCACCGCGCGCGGCCACGGGCGGTCGACGCAGGAGAAGATGACGTCGTAGTCGAGCGCGGCAGTGAGCCCCTCGGGGCTGCAAATGCTCATGTGGTGGGGGTTGGCCTTGAACTCGTCGGCCGTGGCCGCGAGACGCGCTAGCCGTGCCGCGACGTCGACCTTCCGTCGACGCAAGCGAGCATCGCGCCGGGTGGCGCCGATCATCCGGTCACGATTCACCACGTGCACCCGATCAAAGTCCATGATGCCGATCTCGACGATGCCGGTCGCGGCCAGGCGCTGGACGACGTCCAGCGCAACGCTGCCGGCCCCAACAACCAGGACTCGAAGGCGGGCGATGTCCCGCTGAAGGTCGTCTCCCCACGCCGAGATGGTCCGGACCTGCGATACCTCGAGACGTGCCGGCGGGACGAGCTCGTCGTTCCACGACACCGCCAGCATCGTCCCCACGCGTCGGACCGAGCTCGCCCACTGCGGCCGTCCGTCGTTCCAGGTACGTGCCGACCAGGTGCTGTCACCAGCGAGCGTCAGGCCGACCAGCGGCAGTCCGGTGATCTGCTCGACCAAGCGTGCATAGGAGCTCTCGGCGTCAGCGTCCGGGCCACTGAGCCGCTGCCACCCACGGCCACCGGGGTGGCTGTGGAGGATCGCGACGCCATGTCCGCGCTGCGCGGCCAGTACGGCGATTCGCAGGACGTAGCTGCCCTGGATGGTCGCGTTGCCGTGCACCTGTCGGTCGCCCTCGATCGGTAGGTGCACCTCGTGGAGGAGATGGGTGGTGCGCATGGCCCCCGTGGAGACGGTGTACGTGGCGAGGCAGATGTCCTCCTGCCCGTCGCGCCGGAGGAGATGTGCGCTCAGGGTGTCGTGCACGCCCTGAGTCATGGCGACCGAGCGGGCGTGCACCTCAGATCACCTGCCCGAGTACGCACCGGACGTGGCTGATCCAGAGGTGGATCGGCTTGCGGCTCATGTCCCAGTGGCCGGTGTCGCGGGAGTGTCGCCGCCAGCCCTCGGGGCAGTCCTGGTTGTCGGCGTTGGTCTGGGCGAAGTTGACCTCGTCCTCGAGGTGGATCCAGTGCGGCGGCGTCATCGGCCATCCCTGGAGCTCGCTCACGCCGATGCCGGTGAGGACCTTCTGGCCCGCGCGAGCGCCCGCGGCGGGGACGACGTAGTACCTCACGACGTCCCCGCACACGGCGGGCTCGTGGCCCTCCTCCTCGAGGTCGGCGATGAACCGAGCCACGCCGTCCATTGGGATCGGGGCGACTGCCATCAGGCGACCTGGGCGCTCTGGCGCACGGTGACGA encodes the following:
- a CDS encoding ThiF family adenylyltransferase is translated as MHDTLSAHLLRRDGQEDICLATYTVSTGAMRTTHLLHEVHLPIEGDRQVHGNATIQGSYVLRIAVLAAQRGHGVAILHSHPGGRGWQRLSGPDADAESSYARLVEQITGLPLVGLTLAGDSTWSARTWNDGRPQWASSVRRVGTMLAVSWNDELVPPARLEVSQVRTISAWGDDLQRDIARLRVLVVGAGSVALDVVQRLAATGIVEIGIMDFDRVHVVNRDRMIGATRRDARLRRRKVDVAARLARLAATADEFKANPHHMSICSPEGLTAALDYDVIFSCVDRPWPRAVLNSIAYADLIPVIDGGIAIDTFETGGMRGATRRTQAATPGIACIACSGQINMQDVTLEMSGDLDDPEYIKRAGREPVSGRPNVAALCAGVSASQLELFVSLFAHPAGRGVANPLRFILALHHLEQMLAPSQTYCETERRTGLGDARIDLCRADGPWTSQEGDGLTWLRRRLHDRIDTIIERLLNR